A region from the Acidiferrobacter sp. SPIII_3 genome encodes:
- a CDS encoding HAMP domain-containing sensor histidine kinase → MTGSCPEQDDHGHVANRLRKAIGRRGSGHASRSNLLYLRGARPPEGVARQDLSGALYTLGGVVLGLVAGAVGYHYRLLDALVSPRDPALLLFGVPALVGGGAGAFGAWWHARTKLAQALVTSEGFRQRLMSVERNQALWISLSAVLHDVRNPLHNIHLLIESLESPGADTDQVRRQVLEQLERINVRVRRVVAQIAEFSGEIARRPISLAEVLTEVAEMVRPLARQSRVTLTVDAGRDTMVVADPKFLVQAIDHLILNSLQILSEQPPPAARSLYVQVHQAGDQIEMWVEDSGPGLPDEVRERLFEPLTTTRTSGMGLGLAIAHALASAAGAPLSLGHTGPAGTRFVLRFRSP, encoded by the coding sequence ATGACAGGAAGTTGCCCCGAGCAAGATGATCACGGTCATGTGGCCAATCGCCTGCGCAAGGCTATCGGACGTCGTGGCAGTGGCCATGCAAGCCGTTCCAACCTGCTGTACCTGCGTGGTGCGCGGCCGCCCGAGGGGGTCGCCCGACAAGATCTCAGCGGCGCTTTGTATACCCTGGGCGGTGTGGTTTTGGGTCTTGTCGCCGGCGCCGTAGGCTATCACTACCGGCTATTGGACGCGCTCGTCTCGCCGCGCGATCCGGCCCTTCTCTTGTTTGGGGTGCCGGCATTGGTGGGAGGAGGGGCGGGGGCGTTTGGCGCATGGTGGCATGCCCGCACCAAGCTCGCGCAGGCGCTGGTGACCTCAGAGGGATTCCGGCAACGGCTCATGAGTGTCGAGCGCAATCAGGCCTTGTGGATCAGTCTGTCGGCCGTCCTTCACGATGTACGTAATCCCCTCCATAACATCCATCTGCTCATAGAGTCTCTGGAGTCCCCCGGGGCCGATACCGACCAGGTGCGCCGGCAGGTGTTGGAGCAGCTCGAGCGCATCAATGTCCGGGTGCGCCGCGTCGTGGCCCAGATCGCGGAGTTTTCCGGGGAGATCGCGCGGCGCCCTATCAGTCTCGCCGAGGTGCTAACTGAAGTCGCGGAGATGGTGCGCCCGCTCGCGCGTCAGTCGCGGGTCACTCTCACGGTCGACGCAGGGCGCGATACGATGGTGGTGGCGGACCCCAAGTTCCTGGTGCAGGCTATCGATCATTTGATCCTGAACTCGCTACAGATACTGTCCGAGCAGCCACCGCCGGCCGCACGCAGCCTGTATGTGCAGGTCCACCAAGCGGGCGATCAGATCGAGATGTGGGTGGAGGACAGTGGTCCGGGCCTGCCCGACGAAGTGCGCGAGCGTTTGTTCGAGCCCTTGACGACGACGCGTACGAGCGGCATGGGTCTTGGACTTGCCATCGCCCATGCCCTGGCGAGCGCCGCCGGGGCGCCCTTGTCGTTGGGTCATACCGGGCCCGCTGGTACGCGTTTCGTGCTCCGCTTCCGGTCGCCGTAA
- a CDS encoding ferritin-like domain-containing protein: protein MVRCVARELVEWSGVDAQRLVDLLVERALGEVGNYYYYTLLRMHLVGVEGDALRRVVDDAREEDRNHFEALVPRIYELGGRLPATFAGELGGLGALRNLPAEADVPQIIPILLKAAEESVRAYTELCSATSGKDNRTYNLVLAILHEEIAHQVWLLEFLGRDASDGATRARNISPFVAPYLRPPQPTHLEPSSCTA, encoded by the coding sequence ATGGTACGGTGCGTGGCGAGGGAGCTTGTGGAGTGGAGTGGCGTGGATGCCCAGCGGCTCGTGGACCTTTTGGTCGAGCGGGCGCTAGGCGAGGTGGGCAACTATTACTACTACACGTTGTTGCGTATGCATCTCGTGGGTGTCGAGGGTGACGCCTTGCGCCGGGTGGTGGATGATGCCCGGGAGGAGGATCGCAACCATTTCGAGGCCCTCGTGCCGCGCATCTACGAACTTGGTGGTCGTCTGCCAGCGACATTTGCCGGCGAACTCGGGGGGCTTGGCGCCTTGCGCAATCTGCCGGCCGAGGCGGATGTCCCGCAGATCATCCCCATTCTATTAAAGGCGGCCGAGGAGTCGGTGCGGGCCTATACCGAGCTCTGCAGCGCCACCTCGGGCAAGGACAACCGGACTTATAATCTGGTCCTGGCGATCCTGCATGAGGAGATTGCCCACCAAGTCTGGCTTTTGGAGTTTTTGGGTCGGGATGCGAGCGATGGGGCCACGCGCGCCCGTAATATTTCGCCGTTCGTGGCGCCCTACCTGCGTCCCCCGCAGCCTACGCATCTGGAACCCAGCTCCTGCACCGCCTAA
- a CDS encoding response regulator encodes MTARLAKSGLAAGMQESRRRDTGTMRRTRQILLIEDEAVAGQALSQSLQGLGMACRWVSTFEEALAAWKEMSYDAVITDIMLDTGKPDGLEILRKIEQAGMPIPVVVISAFADQTRVKEALNHGAAYLLEKPFSTSDLKRVLERLWQEPKGLISNSKSRNDYHFLPAYARGLEGFWSFSRASVTRG; translated from the coding sequence ATGACGGCACGATTGGCAAAGAGCGGTTTGGCGGCAGGGATGCAGGAATCGCGACGTCGCGATACCGGCACTATGCGCCGCACTCGGCAGATACTGTTGATTGAGGATGAGGCCGTAGCGGGGCAGGCCCTTTCGCAGTCTCTGCAAGGACTTGGCATGGCGTGCCGGTGGGTCTCGACGTTCGAGGAGGCATTGGCGGCCTGGAAGGAGATGTCATATGACGCCGTGATTACGGACATCATGCTCGATACCGGCAAGCCCGACGGGCTTGAGATCCTGCGCAAAATCGAGCAGGCGGGTATGCCTATTCCGGTGGTCGTGATCAGCGCATTCGCCGATCAGACGCGCGTCAAGGAGGCCTTGAATCACGGTGCGGCCTATCTGCTTGAGAAGCCGTTCTCCACAAGCGATTTGAAGCGTGTGTTGGAGCGGTTGTGGCAGGAGCCCAAGGGGCTCATCAGCAATTCTAAAAGTAGAAACGATTATCACTTCTTGCCGGCTTACGCTAGGGGCCTTGAAGGCTTTTGGAGTTTTTCGCGCGCGTCGGTTACGAGGGGATAG
- a CDS encoding DUF4338 domain-containing protein has protein sequence MDDIRFCGQPLDEAQLALIVELARRYGRLSRHELALTVCELLDWRRPKGQLKSIECRALLEKLHDNGRICLPALKAGRPKGAATSTRMAWDPEPSLIDVPLEALRPVRLERVETCAQRDQWRSLVARHHYLGHRVPFGAHLRYLIKAAQENVLGCLQFSSPAWRMSARDRWIGWDDATRAARLQHTVSNSRFLVLPHVRVKNLASHVLALALRQVTTDWTAAYGVQPLLAETLVDPARFTGHCYRAAHWIDVGLTSGRGRQDRHHERHGACPKRVFLYPLVTDAREKLQKPSRPLA, from the coding sequence ATGGACGATATCCGCTTCTGCGGCCAACCGCTGGATGAGGCACAGCTTGCGCTCATCGTCGAGCTCGCCCGCCGCTATGGGCGCTTAAGCCGCCATGAGCTTGCGCTGACGGTATGCGAACTCCTGGATTGGCGCCGCCCCAAGGGCCAACTGAAATCCATCGAATGCCGGGCGCTACTCGAGAAGTTGCATGACAACGGCCGCATCTGCCTGCCGGCACTCAAGGCGGGCCGCCCCAAAGGCGCCGCTACGTCCACGCGCATGGCCTGGGACCCGGAACCGTCCCTCATCGATGTTCCGCTCGAAGCGCTCAGGCCCGTTCGTCTCGAGCGCGTGGAGACATGCGCCCAACGCGATCAGTGGCGAAGCCTGGTCGCGCGTCATCATTACCTCGGCCACCGCGTGCCCTTTGGCGCTCATCTGCGCTACCTGATCAAGGCCGCCCAGGAAAACGTGCTGGGCTGCCTCCAGTTCTCCTCGCCCGCCTGGCGCATGAGCGCGCGGGATCGGTGGATCGGGTGGGACGACGCCACCCGGGCCGCGCGCCTGCAGCACACCGTGTCAAACTCGCGCTTCCTGGTCCTGCCCCACGTGCGCGTCAAGAACCTGGCCTCCCATGTGCTGGCGCTTGCCCTGCGACAGGTCACCACCGATTGGACGGCCGCCTACGGCGTCCAGCCCCTGTTGGCCGAGACCCTCGTCGATCCCGCCCGCTTTACCGGACATTGCTATCGGGCCGCCCACTGGATCGACGTCGGTCTCACCTCCGGCCGCGGCCGCCAAGACCGCCACCATGAACGCCATGGCGCATGTCCCAAGCGCGTCTTCCTCTATCCCCTCGTAACCGACGCGCGCGAAAAACTCCAAAAGCCTTCAAGGCCCCTAGCGTAA
- a CDS encoding diiron oxygenase: MANPDFLKSLPSFAERATQLSRHSTPYRDPVARIHWERLSRHAFWLPEQAVSLYGIEEYDALPLAARQTLSHHEFARFLNAGVWLESLFLQRLAHATLKGPRATRIYHLHELREEAGHSLMFLEFFERAGLDDCATAAHFDRWLTFLGRRLPFHSTLFWSAILLGEEVPDRLNRYVRLHAQGVCPVAVELCVLHSTDEARHIAYGQEVLRHRIAYGQEVLRHRLERAGRMARLALGYALGGLLRRFVATFYYPPQDLYIRAGLPAGPWAARAARHVLRRQFVAHCLGPTVARLRGLGLAISWP, from the coding sequence ATGGCCAACCCCGATTTCCTGAAGAGCTTACCTTCTTTCGCGGAACGCGCCACGCAGCTTTCCCGCCACAGCACCCCCTATCGCGACCCCGTGGCACGGATCCACTGGGAACGACTGTCACGACATGCATTCTGGTTGCCCGAGCAAGCGGTCTCGTTGTATGGGATCGAGGAGTACGATGCCTTACCGTTGGCCGCCCGCCAGACACTTTCGCACCATGAATTCGCCCGTTTCCTGAACGCCGGTGTCTGGCTCGAGAGCCTATTCCTCCAGAGGCTCGCGCACGCGACGCTCAAAGGCCCGCGCGCCACGCGCATCTACCACCTTCACGAGCTACGTGAAGAAGCCGGGCACAGCCTTATGTTTCTCGAGTTCTTCGAGCGCGCCGGACTCGACGATTGCGCAACCGCCGCACACTTTGATCGCTGGCTGACATTTCTTGGCCGGCGGCTACCCTTCCATTCGACGCTCTTTTGGAGCGCCATCCTGCTTGGAGAGGAGGTGCCCGACCGGCTCAACCGTTATGTTCGCCTGCACGCCCAAGGCGTATGCCCCGTCGCCGTCGAGCTATGCGTCCTCCACAGCACTGATGAAGCCCGCCATATCGCCTATGGGCAAGAGGTGTTGCGACATCGTATCGCCTATGGGCAAGAGGTGTTGCGACATCGTCTGGAGCGTGCCGGACGTATGGCCCGCCTGGCTCTGGGGTATGCCTTGGGTGGCCTGCTGCGCCGATTCGTCGCCACTTTCTACTACCCGCCCCAGGACCTTTATATTCGCGCCGGGCTGCCGGCCGGGCCTTGGGCGGCACGCGCCGCTCGTCACGTACTACGCCGCCAGTTTGTGGCCCATTGCCTAGGTCCGACCGTAGCCCGCCTGCGCGGGCTCGGCCTTGCCATCAGCTGGCCTTAA
- a CDS encoding YtxH domain-containing protein: MEANAQYLPVSPVRTGPKVMLFVSGVALGYAAATLLAPKSGREIRSSLSDFAKTKSDRMSGAVRDAVGAARDATRSVTRRVADAMDQGRDKARGAVAAAASSVESGNTPHAGDEMTHERAAPGYQ; encoded by the coding sequence ATGGAAGCCAATGCACAATACCTGCCCGTCTCTCCGGTTCGTACTGGTCCCAAGGTCATGCTGTTTGTGAGCGGCGTGGCGCTTGGCTACGCCGCGGCCACTTTGTTGGCGCCGAAGTCCGGACGGGAAATCCGCTCATCGTTGAGCGATTTCGCGAAGACCAAGAGTGACCGCATGTCGGGCGCGGTACGCGACGCCGTCGGTGCGGCGCGCGATGCCACACGCAGCGTGACGAGGCGGGTAGCAGATGCCATGGATCAGGGTCGCGACAAGGCGCGTGGCGCCGTAGCGGCGGCGGCCTCCAGTGTGGAAAGCGGGAATACGCCGCATGCGGGCGACGAAATGACCCATGAGCGCGCCGCGCCTGGCTATCAGTGA
- a CDS encoding ISNCY family transposase, with protein sequence MITAIKEVFKGLPDQRKGKNGVYAMEDAALAAFSVFYTQSPSFLAHQRAMEKTKGRSNAQNLFEMVLIPTDACIRKLLDPVDPQHVYPLFEQIFDALDAGGHIDSFRVKLDSSSPEADTLLMALDGTQYHQSADIHCHQCTKTEHKDGSVSYSHTMVSPVVVTPASNEVICLPPEFVEPQDGHAKQDCETMAAKRWFAAHGNRYAARGATFLGDDLYARQPLCEQVLASGGNFIFVCKPSSHGTVYEWINDLQRINAVPTHQVTWRKGRTVYTDTYRFVADVPLRDRDDALKVNWLELTTRDASGQETYHNAWITRHALDSDNVASIAEAGRARWKIENGANNVMKTKGYHLEHNFGHGEQHLASLFATFNLLAFLLHTFQGMVSEKYRLVREHLGTRTKFFHDIQALTTYWCFESFEALLDFMIKGLEIEGPDSS encoded by the coding sequence ATGATCACCGCCATCAAGGAGGTATTCAAGGGACTGCCGGATCAGCGCAAGGGGAAGAATGGCGTCTACGCAATGGAAGACGCCGCATTGGCGGCGTTTTCGGTATTCTATACCCAGAGCCCGTCGTTTCTCGCCCATCAAAGAGCGATGGAGAAGACCAAGGGGAGGAGCAATGCCCAGAACCTCTTCGAGATGGTGTTGATCCCGACCGATGCCTGCATCCGTAAGCTGCTGGATCCGGTCGACCCCCAGCATGTCTATCCCCTGTTCGAGCAGATCTTCGATGCCCTCGATGCCGGCGGCCATATCGATTCGTTTCGCGTGAAGCTCGATTCTTCCTCCCCGGAGGCCGACACGTTGCTCATGGCCTTGGACGGGACGCAATACCACCAATCCGCCGACATCCATTGCCATCAGTGCACGAAGACCGAGCACAAGGATGGCTCGGTGAGCTATTCCCACACGATGGTCAGTCCGGTCGTGGTGACGCCCGCATCCAACGAAGTCATCTGCCTGCCCCCGGAGTTCGTCGAGCCCCAGGATGGCCACGCGAAGCAGGACTGCGAAACGATGGCCGCGAAGCGCTGGTTTGCCGCCCATGGCAACCGCTACGCGGCGCGGGGCGCGACCTTCCTGGGCGACGACCTCTACGCGCGTCAGCCCCTCTGCGAGCAAGTCCTGGCCTCGGGGGGAAACTTCATCTTCGTCTGCAAGCCAAGTTCCCACGGCACTGTCTACGAATGGATCAACGACCTCCAGCGCATCAACGCGGTCCCCACCCATCAGGTCACGTGGCGCAAAGGCAGAACGGTATACACCGATACCTACCGCTTCGTCGCCGATGTGCCCTTGCGCGATCGCGACGACGCCCTCAAGGTCAACTGGCTCGAGCTCACCACCAGGGATGCCTCCGGCCAGGAGACCTACCACAACGCCTGGATCACCCGCCATGCGCTCGACTCGGACAACGTCGCAAGCATCGCCGAAGCGGGACGGGCGCGATGGAAGATCGAGAACGGTGCCAACAATGTGATGAAGACCAAGGGCTATCATCTCGAGCACAATTTCGGCCACGGCGAACAGCATCTCGCTTCGCTCTTTGCCACCTTCAACCTGCTGGCCTTCCTGCTGCATACGTTCCAGGGCATGGTCAGCGAGAAGTACCGGCTGGTACGCGAGCATCTCGGCACGCGCACGAAATTCTTCCATGATATCCAGGCGCTTACGACCTACTGGTGCTTCGAGAGCTTCGAGGCCCTGCTCGACTTCATGATCAAGGGCCTCGAAATCGAAGGGCCCGACAGTAGTTAA
- a CDS encoding CsbD family protein, whose translation MNKEQVKGKWVQVKGEAKRRWGRLTDDDLTEAAGNYDKLVGKIQERHGESREAIKKWMDSLEV comes from the coding sequence GTGAACAAGGAACAGGTGAAAGGTAAATGGGTTCAGGTGAAGGGTGAGGCCAAACGTCGCTGGGGACGGCTCACCGACGACGACCTTACCGAGGCGGCCGGAAATTACGATAAACTGGTGGGCAAGATCCAGGAGCGTCACGGAGAATCCCGGGAAGCGATCAAGAAATGGATGGATTCCCTGGAGGTGTGA
- a CDS encoding ATP-binding protein, which produces MSVAKPILSVLCLDVDPAWVAKICRNEEISLDVQERPWSPAARARLQDLTLDVIVISESVFRIWQDTVQDVVVRPVIVVAQEVDDGLVTAGLRWGVLDVVSRHQGARLGARLHGVLRGRAGRELLSEALSYLDESLLIARNRSADGHEVIYRNSACVRRMGTPGRAQEDRELLCLAPGPRTDRRKLDEIRQEMRAGQPVRAELVDYRGDGEMFWTEFSAAPLTTPGHWVVVSRDVTRRREAEDNAQRLRELVIRSQKHENTAVLAAGIAHDFNNILTGIVGSAELARMALAPEHTVQKDIETIIQASERAAELNRELLDFAGPGKGSLESVYLNSMVTTMLVILRSRMQKSIVVRKALRPDIPPIEADPAEIQQVMLNLCLNASEAMAEGGGTLSITTDRMDIADDVADMFAYGRPQPGLHAVFEVSDTGRGMEPALVRRIFEPFFSSKEGARGIGLSVVLSIVKAYRGGIDVDTAPGRGTTVRIVLPAAPERERRGTEEVRRPRDVRHHTVLFVDDEEMLRSLAQRALEPLGYRVLVAPDGVEGVRIFREHMAEIDLVILDLSMPRKGGEDACKEMQAINARIPVLLCCGYDEASAEEKTRGSRFAGYLAKPFGVSTLIEAVRATMDKAGS; this is translated from the coding sequence ATGAGTGTTGCCAAGCCAATCTTGTCGGTCCTGTGTCTCGACGTCGACCCTGCATGGGTGGCAAAGATCTGTCGCAATGAGGAAATATCCCTGGACGTCCAGGAACGGCCCTGGTCGCCGGCGGCGCGCGCCCGGCTCCAGGACCTCACGCTGGATGTCATTGTCATAAGCGAGTCGGTGTTTCGCATCTGGCAGGATACCGTGCAGGATGTGGTGGTGCGGCCCGTGATCGTGGTCGCCCAGGAGGTCGATGATGGCCTTGTCACAGCCGGTCTGCGCTGGGGGGTGCTCGACGTCGTGTCGCGTCATCAGGGCGCGCGGCTCGGCGCGCGCCTGCACGGTGTCTTGCGAGGGCGCGCGGGCCGCGAGCTTTTGAGTGAAGCCCTATCCTACCTCGATGAATCGTTACTGATTGCCCGCAACCGGTCAGCGGATGGGCACGAGGTCATCTACCGCAATTCCGCTTGTGTTCGCCGCATGGGCACGCCGGGTCGCGCGCAAGAGGACCGTGAGCTTTTATGTCTGGCGCCGGGTCCACGGACCGACAGGCGCAAGCTCGACGAGATACGGCAGGAGATGCGTGCCGGACAGCCGGTGCGTGCCGAGCTCGTCGATTATCGTGGCGATGGCGAGATGTTCTGGACCGAATTCTCGGCCGCCCCCCTGACCACGCCCGGGCATTGGGTCGTGGTATCACGCGACGTGACACGACGCCGGGAGGCCGAGGATAATGCGCAGCGGTTGCGGGAGCTCGTCATAAGGTCGCAAAAGCACGAGAACACCGCGGTTCTGGCGGCCGGAATTGCCCACGATTTCAACAATATCCTGACCGGCATCGTAGGGAGTGCTGAGCTTGCGCGCATGGCCTTGGCGCCCGAGCATACTGTTCAAAAGGATATCGAGACCATCATCCAGGCCTCGGAGCGCGCCGCCGAGCTCAACCGTGAGCTTTTGGACTTCGCGGGACCGGGCAAGGGGTCGCTGGAGTCCGTCTACTTGAACAGCATGGTGACAACGATGCTGGTCATTCTCCGGTCGCGGATGCAGAAGTCGATCGTGGTGCGCAAGGCCCTGCGACCCGATATTCCGCCGATCGAGGCCGACCCCGCCGAGATTCAGCAGGTGATGCTGAATCTCTGTCTGAACGCGAGCGAGGCAATGGCCGAGGGCGGCGGCACACTGTCGATCACCACGGATCGCATGGATATCGCAGACGATGTCGCTGATATGTTTGCCTATGGTCGACCGCAACCCGGCCTGCATGCCGTCTTTGAGGTCTCGGACACCGGACGCGGCATGGAACCGGCCCTTGTCAGGCGCATCTTCGAGCCCTTTTTTTCCAGCAAAGAGGGCGCCAGGGGTATAGGTCTTAGCGTGGTCTTGAGTATCGTGAAGGCCTATCGCGGTGGTATCGATGTCGACACCGCCCCCGGGCGTGGCACGACGGTGCGTATCGTGTTGCCGGCCGCGCCCGAGCGCGAGCGGCGTGGTACTGAAGAGGTGCGCCGGCCGCGCGATGTCAGGCATCACACCGTATTGTTCGTGGACGATGAGGAAATGCTGCGATCGCTCGCCCAGCGTGCCCTGGAACCGCTTGGCTACCGCGTGCTGGTGGCCCCTGACGGCGTGGAGGGGGTCCGGATATTTCGCGAGCATATGGCCGAGATCGATCTCGTCATCCTTGATCTCTCCATGCCGCGCAAGGGCGGGGAGGATGCCTGCAAGGAGATGCAGGCCATTAACGCACGTATCCCCGTGCTCCTGTGCTGTGGTTATGATGAGGCAAGCGCCGAGGAAAAAACCCGTGGGTCGCGGTTCGCCGGATACCTAGCCAAGCCATTTGGCGTAAGTACCCTCATAGAGGCGGTGCGTGCAACCATGGACAAAGCGGGCTCGTGA
- a CDS encoding LuxR C-terminal-related transcriptional regulator: MPIPVVVISAFADQTRVKEALNHGAAYLLEKPFSTSDLKRVLERLWQEPKGLIGARERALNQATLTNKECEVARLLLKGLSTQEMARLTGNSEKTLKQHISTIYEKCGVSSRTEFFHYIFPT, from the coding sequence ATGCCTATTCCGGTGGTCGTGATCAGCGCATTCGCCGATCAGACGCGCGTCAAGGAGGCCTTGAATCACGGTGCGGCCTATCTGCTTGAGAAGCCGTTCTCCACAAGCGATTTGAAGCGTGTGTTGGAGCGGTTGTGGCAGGAGCCCAAGGGGCTCATCGGGGCGCGGGAGCGCGCTTTGAATCAGGCCACCCTGACCAACAAGGAATGTGAGGTGGCACGACTCCTGCTGAAGGGGCTTTCGACTCAGGAAATGGCAAGACTGACAGGGAATTCCGAGAAGACATTAAAGCAACACATTAGCACGATCTACGAGAAATGCGGCGTTTCGAGCCGCACCGAGTTTTTCCATTACATATTCCCCACCTGA
- a CDS encoding sensor domain-containing diguanylate cyclase encodes MGPDESRGKIKGTGFDWLMQIAYLAGKSLDLDEALPATLTAMAELIPCEHVVILQLEDEVLEVRAHWSRAGGHAAIKTCAFKRSPELSLCDLDVIHAARDADIEALPYFQGEPGSGRGVVVLTVPLAVDYVCVGRLDFIRDGAGEDFSAWERHFAQACARILALSVRNGAEYARVAWLAEHDPLTGIGNRRNFDRALNRELARAERYRRDVSLLLIDLDDFKEANTHLGLSGGDEILRRTAKVLAERARKGVDISCRIGGDEFAMILPEIGERLANELAMRLVKDVAESTMSLWPMRFSYSISTYPATSAEFLRRAADAQLLAAKSRKGRVAVPMRGAVQ; translated from the coding sequence ATGGGGCCGGATGAGAGCCGCGGTAAGATCAAGGGGACGGGGTTCGACTGGCTGATGCAGATTGCCTACCTGGCTGGAAAGTCCCTGGATCTCGATGAAGCCCTTCCGGCGACGTTAACGGCCATGGCTGAGCTCATCCCGTGCGAACATGTGGTAATACTCCAACTGGAAGACGAGGTTCTCGAGGTGCGCGCGCACTGGTCACGGGCCGGCGGCCACGCGGCCATAAAAACCTGCGCCTTCAAGCGCTCACCGGAACTAAGCCTCTGTGACCTGGATGTGATCCACGCCGCACGCGACGCCGATATCGAGGCGTTGCCGTATTTCCAAGGAGAACCCGGATCGGGGCGCGGCGTTGTGGTTTTGACCGTGCCACTTGCTGTGGATTATGTCTGCGTAGGGCGTCTTGACTTTATCCGTGATGGCGCCGGCGAGGACTTCTCGGCCTGGGAGCGGCATTTTGCCCAGGCCTGCGCGCGGATATTGGCCCTAAGCGTGCGCAACGGCGCTGAGTATGCGCGCGTGGCATGGCTTGCGGAGCACGATCCTTTAACCGGGATAGGGAATCGCCGGAATTTCGATAGGGCGTTAAACCGCGAATTGGCGCGCGCGGAACGGTATCGGCGGGACGTCTCCCTGCTCCTCATCGATCTCGACGATTTCAAGGAAGCCAACACCCATCTTGGACTTTCAGGCGGTGACGAGATCTTGCGGCGCACCGCCAAGGTGCTGGCGGAACGGGCCCGCAAAGGCGTGGATATATCCTGCCGCATAGGGGGCGACGAGTTTGCCATGATTCTTCCCGAGATCGGTGAGCGATTGGCCAACGAGCTGGCCATGAGGCTCGTAAAGGACGTTGCTGAAAGCACGATGTCCCTATGGCCCATGCGGTTTTCTTATAGTATTTCCACCTATCCGGCGACATCCGCAGAGTTCTTGCGACGCGCAGCCGATGCGCAGCTGTTGGCGGCCAAGAGCCGGAAGGGGCGTGTTGCGGTACCGATGCGCGGGGCGGTGCAGTGA
- a CDS encoding PLD nuclease N-terminal domain-containing protein has translation MGSYSLLGTVIAVLDVIAIISILLGSARIGHKVLWIVVVLVFPLVGMIVYYLVGRSPRDV, from the coding sequence ATGGGCTCATACTCGCTTTTGGGGACTGTTATTGCGGTTCTCGACGTGATTGCCATCATCAGCATACTGCTGGGGTCTGCGCGTATCGGCCATAAAGTGCTGTGGATCGTGGTGGTGCTGGTGTTTCCGCTGGTGGGTATGATCGTGTATTACTTGGTGGGGCGCAGTCCGCGCGATGTCTGA
- a CDS encoding BON domain-containing protein: MTNALRIVGPKRILASAVIGTVLALGAGCSTTPSRETTGQYFHDAAITSKIKARILEDQALQGFQIKVDTYRGHVILSGFVNRASQVRQAMHIARTTPGVVSVRNDLVVKNTTGGGTGTNSSSGYGS; this comes from the coding sequence ATGACGAACGCACTGCGGATAGTGGGTCCCAAGAGAATATTGGCAAGCGCCGTGATCGGGACGGTTTTGGCGCTTGGTGCCGGCTGTTCAACTACGCCGTCGCGCGAGACCACGGGACAGTATTTCCATGATGCCGCCATCACCTCGAAGATCAAGGCGCGCATCCTCGAGGATCAGGCCCTGCAGGGATTCCAGATCAAGGTCGACACTTATCGTGGCCATGTCATCTTGAGCGGTTTTGTGAATCGCGCAAGCCAAGTCCGTCAGGCCATGCATATCGCGCGCACCACCCCGGGGGTCGTGAGCGTGCGCAACGATCTCGTGGTGAAGAACACCACCGGCGGGGGAACTGGCACGAACTCTTCCTCGGGTTACGGGAGTTAG